GCTCATATACTagttcacctccttctccacttctgctgttcgctctctctctctctctctctctctctctctctctctctctctctctctctctccatctatctctctcttgctctcggtTCCTCAAGTACTTCCCCTTCCaacagttctgtgtgtgtgtgtgtgcgtgcgtgcgtgcgtgcgtgcgtgcgtgcgtgcgtgcgtgcgtgcgtgcgtgcgtgcgtgcgcgcgcatgCTGCCCGTTTTCCCAGGAAACATTTGACATGCGCTCAGAGGGGCGGTTCAGCTAAGTTTCTTCCTCATCTGACGGTCCGTCGCAGCGAGGAGCCTTTCTTTCTCCGCTTTGAAAACCTTTCACCTGATTAACGTGTTTCATAAACACTTTAACCTCAGTTTCTTCCCTTACATTTATACTTTATAACTTTTTGCCGTATGGGACGGAACGTAttttctccagtctactatggatgaggagagagaggaggggggtcctacctctaagaccgctctgtctggggaacatggccgccggagcaaagctaagaggtaagaagaggatctctctgtctgtgactgatgcatcatgactccatcattagtctgagtaaaagctgtgtgtgtgtgtgtgtgtgtgtgtgtgtgtgtgtgtgtgtgtgtgtgtgtgtgtgtgtgtgtgtgtgtgtgtgtgtgtgtgtgtgtgtgttaaagcccagagcagcagcagagagcagactcccctggacccagctgtgtctccatgaagagtggctGGTCTATGGATCATCCTGGCctgtttaaagatggaaatcagtctattgagaagaggtgaggatttatcagagATCATAAAGATACAGCTTCTATCGAACGTCCATTATTCCTGGTTCTGGTTTTTCTAGAggagtccagcaggagagagcagactcctctggacccagctgtgtctccatgaagagtgaccgctctatgaGACCTCCTGctaactttaaagatggaattcagtctattgagaaaagGTAAGCATTGATTAGAGATGATGATTTGGGCCGTAGTCTTAAATTCAAACAACTCTCTGACCAATCGATTGGTCGATGGTGAAAAGATGATTATAAAACAATGTGCACGTTATCTCTAGATCAACAGAATCTACCGCAGTGCGTTGTACTCTACCTGTTAGCCTCAATATCACATAAGGGCTGTTTGGAGAAGGGCAGTGGGTTTCAGACCCCTCTCGGTCCGAGTCCACTCGGTTAGGGCAGAGCTTCAATATGAAGCAGACAGCGGACGAGCCACGGAGCGTAGGGCAGCGTTGTTTATAGACGACACCACCGAAGAATTGATTATAGCTTTtatctgtgtgtaatataacGGGGCCCACTGGATGCTGCTGGGATTCGTGACAAGAAGCCAATTCTGATGTGTTCCCTCTCAAAGCCTAGCGAGCGTTAAACACAAAGGGAGATGAAGAATCACAGACATATTAAGAAAAAAGTACTCATAGCTTACCATTTTAGCTGATCTGCCCACAAACTTACTCTACACTTAGCATGCTATTTTGTCATCCTTTTTAACCAAATGCTGCCAGATCGATGACTTTGTTGGAATCAATGAGTTAGTAGCGGAGTAAAGGTCAGTAAGTTAGGACAAGCAGTCTTCCTTATGGGCCAGTTCAACGTTGAGGAACCCGGGGGTTTGACCTCTTGTCTTATAAGTCTTATAGTTTATTAAACCATCTGATTATTAAAACAGAGGCTACGGAGCCTTCAACCTTATTTTTAtcataattaatgttatttctaACACGATATAGCCCGTCACTCAAATATAAAACACATCGGTCTGCATTTGTCCCTCCCGGCCCTAAAATAATGGATTAAGAAGCTCTTCTTTCTTATTAAAGGAACACAAGCCATTTTTTGACCAAAGAGAATTCGTGTTTTTTaaaagagtccagcagcagagagcagactcccctggacccagctgtgtctccatgaagagtgacagcTCTATGGAACAACCTgttaactttaaagatggaaatcagtctattgagaagaggtgaggattcaTCAAAGATCCTAAAGATACAGCTTCTATCAAACATCCAttaatcctggttcttgtttttctagaagagtccagcaggagagagcagactcccctggacccagctgtgtctccatgaagagtgataGCTCTATGGAACAACCTGTTAACTTTAAAGATgtaaatcagtctattgagaagaggtgaggaataTCAAAGATCATAAAGATACAGCTTCTATCAAACATCCATAaatccttgttttgtttttctcgaagagtccagcaggagtGAGCAGGCTCTTGTTATCAGACTTCACTGGTACTGATGTTTCCAAGTCAGGAAAAATTAaagtttgtggtgtgtgtgtgtgtgtgtgtgtgtgtgtgtgtgtgtgtgtgtgtgtgtgtgtgtgtgtgtgtgtgtgtgtgtgtgtgtgtgtgtctgtgtctgtgtctgtgtgtctgtgtgtgtgcgtgtgtgtgtgttgaagcccagagcagcagcagaaagcagacccccctggacccagctgtgtctccatgaagagtgaccgctctatggatGTACCATATCaatttaaagatggacgcccctccagagaggagaggtaggggtttcaaacagacgatgaaaacagaccagTTGGTTGTTATCAGTCTCTACTGATACTGATATCTGCAAGGCTGGGGAAATAtaattgtgtttgtgcttttgtgtgtgtgtgtgtgtttgtgttccgcACAGACACcagcagaggtcagaggttaccagtgctcaaacagagctgatcaaggtgtgtaaatgtccaccGAGACGTTTGACTTCAGCTCTCCATGACCATTAGAAAGCATCTCTTGTCCAGCGGGACGTGAATccaggacagatgcttctgatgtcctcagttagttcagagtaaagttctccttgatgtttgttctgttccagagggctgaggagaacgcacacgctttcctcgacaaggagctgaagaagctctggagggtcgtcttctcagattacccacaatgctcagagggtcagagagtggaggaggaggaggtggatggtaagaaggaggagcagaggaggcgcgccatagagggagtggtggacatcacaaagctctgcctgatggagatgaaccaggaggaactggccgacaaACTGTTGAgcggtaagagactcttatcTTGAAAACAGAGAAGAAATACACATTTTGAAGAGCAGTAGGAGATTATTATTTGCTCTCTTCAGACTAAATTACATAATGTGAGACTTATTCATTTCAAACTTCAATAGGAGACAATCTTTCCTCTTTGTGGTTAAATGGTTTAATCCAGTATGTAGGGTTGTTgtgggctctcagcaccgtgggtgctagggctctcagcaccgtgggtgctagggctctcagcaccgtgggtgctagggctctcagcaccgtgggtgctagggctctcagcaccgtggtgctagggctctcagcaccgtgggtgctagggctctcagcaccgtgggtgctagggctctcagcaccgtgggtgctagggctctgagctgaactgaaagagacaccctgacaacattgaacattgaactcCCTCCTCAAAACACATGTGTTCCCACTGGCCTTCTCGCTGTAATGACCCCCTACCGTGGGTTCCCCTCATATCCCCGTTGttctgctgttcttaccccctcctacctgggtctcctcactgttcttaccccctcctacctgggtctcctcactgttcttaccccctcctacctgggtctcctcactgttcttaccccctcctacctgggtctcctcactgttcttaccccctcctacctgggtctcctcactgttcttacccctcctacctgggtctcctcactgttcttaccccctcctacctgggtctcctcactgttcttaccccctcctacctgggtctcctcactgttcttaccccctcctacctgggtctcctcactgttcttaccccctcctacctgggtctcctcactgttcttacccctcctacctgggtctcctcactgtgtcttaccccctcctacctgggtctcctcactgttcttaccccctcctacctgggtctcctcactgttcttaccccctcctacctgggtctcctcactgctgttcttaccccctcctacctgggtctcctcactgtttcttaccccctcctacctgggtctcctcactgttctaacccccctcctacctgggtctcctcactgttcttacccccatcctacctgggtctcctcactgttcttaccccctcctacctgggtctccttactgttcttaccccctcctacctgggtctccttaCTGTTCTtaacccctcctacctgggtctcctcactgttcttaccccctcctacctgggtctccttaCTGTTCTTAACCCCTCCTACTTGGGTCTTGTGTTGATCATGCTGTTGGCGATGCAGCTCCTGCTGTTTTTGACCCTAGATTGATTTATGAATTGTAAGGCGACCTTGGGTGTCATGAAGGTGCCTTGAAATAAATATTatcaatgttattattattattattattattatattataataataataatttttaaacataaactgcagatcaacagcagaataactctgtggaagagatgcacactatcttgttatatcaTTTTACACCAAttcattatcattgttattatcattagaccaatcatATCGCTGGGTAAGAACGAAAAGTCCTGAACATTTTGGATCTGTAACATGCAGTCTTTGTCACGACCAGCTTCTCAGACCACAAGTTATGAAGCCACATTAACATACTGCGgaccaacagcagaacaactCAGTGGAAGTGATGAAACCCTGTCTTGTTGTATCAGCATAGCAAATCACTTTACACTGATTCACTATCATTATTACTATCAttagaccaatcagattgctgTGGAAATAATAGGCCTTAACATTTTGAATCTTTAACATGCAGTCCATCACAACCAGCTTTTCCGACCACAAGTAATGAACCGACAAAATATCATGAAGTTGATAATTTAACAGGAAATATTGACCTGGTTCCACTGATCACCATCCACTAACTGATGTCATCTGTTGTTTTCCTCATTTAGGATCTGATGCTGTCGAttgccaacataaaatcaagtctaatttgaagaagaagttcaggtgtgtgtttgagggaatcgctaaagcaggacaGCGAACATATCTGAACgacttctacacagagatcttcatcacagagagaggcagtggagaggtcaacaaggaacatgaggtcagactgattgaaaccgcttccaggaaaccagccaaggaagaaacaccaatcagatgtgaagacatctttaaacccttacctggacgcGATCAACCAATAAGAACAatgatgacaactggagtggccggcattggtaaaaccgtcttaacacacaagttcactctggactgggctgaaggcaaaaccaaccaggacatacacttcacatttctcctcactttcagagatctgaatttactgaaagggaaagagtttagcttggtggaacttcttcatcacctcTTTATTGacaccaaagaagcaggaatctgcagattcgAACATTTCCAAGTTGtccttcatcttggatggtctggatgaatgtcgacttcctctggacttccagaacaaccagaCCTGGACTGATGTCAAAGAGCCATCCTctgtggacgtgctgctgaccaacctcatcaggggccacctgcttccctctgctcgcatctggataaccactcGCCCCgccgcagccaatcagatccctgctgagtgtgttgacatggtgacagaggtgagggggttcagCGACCAACAGAAGgagagtacttcaggaagagattcagagaggagcCGCTGGCCAGaacaatcatctcccacgtcaagaaatcacgaagcctccacatcatgtgtcacatcccagtcttctgttggatcactgcttcagttctggaggacatcttcCAAAATTCCCAGATcgaagagatgcccaagaccgtgactcagatgtacagccacttcctgagggttcagtccatacaggcgGACAGGAAGTACCATGGGAGGGCTGAAACAGATCCAGACTGGAgctcagagagcagggagatcattgtttctctgggaaaacttgcttttaaccagctggagagtggcaacctgatcttctacgaggcagatatggcagagtgtgacatcgatatcagagcagcctcagtgtactcaggagtgttcacccagatctttaaagaggagtgtgggctgtaccaggacaaggtgttctgctttgtccatctgagcatccaggagtttctggctgccctttatgtcttctgGTCCTTATCAACTACtggtgtcaatctgctctcaacctccaggaaagataaacacctcctctaccagagtgctgtggacaaggccttacagagtgagaacggacacctggacttgttcctccgcttcctcctgggcctctctctggagaccaatcagattgtcctacgaggtctgctgggacagaaAAAAACTTCACTGCCCACTCAGATTAAAACAGGTCTGCTGCGAATGACAGGAAGTAGGTCACAGACCAATAAGGGAACAGTCTCTTACATCAAGAAGAAGATAAAAGGAGATCaatctccagagagaagcatcaatctgttccactgtctgaatgagctgaacgactgttctctagtgaaggagatccaacagtacctgaatcaggaagtctctccggaagaatctctctcccctgctcagtggtcagctctggtcttcatcttactgacatcagaagaggagctggacgggTTTGACCTGAAAgaatactctgcttcagaagagggtcttctgaggctgctgccagtggtcaaaaGCCTCtaaaaacatctctgtaggttcacataatacatgtatatacatacacactacacaatataaATTAGCAACTGGAATATAATgttaaaatatatgaaaaagaTCCTTGTAGGTTCATAACAACATGTATTACTATTCTACGCATAACAGAATAAACATACTAGTTTATAATAACTATACAAGACATCTCTGTAGGTGTCCTATTAACGTGTAATAGTATTACAGTACACATAAGAGAATATTCACACCAATAGATATAGAAGgagtattcatttaaaaaacattttcaatctcAACTAAACAACTATTATACATTTCTACATCTAATTATTTAGTATGTTTGTTTAAACTAATAACATTCcttcattatttattacttaAAGATGTATGTTTTTTAATCACAGTTTCTAACCTGTTCTCTTTATTGTGTTTGCAGGCTGAATGCCTGCCACTGTcggagagatgctgtgaagctctggcatcagttctcagctccaactcctctagtctgagagagctggacctgagtaacaatgatctgcaggattcaggagtgaagctgctactctgctggactggggagtccacactgtacactggaaacctCTCAGGGTCAGgttttactcaatggtcaaacagttacaccacaagttccacatcagaggacagtTATATAACTC
The Gadus chalcogrammus isolate NIFS_2021 unplaced genomic scaffold, NIFS_Gcha_1.0 GACHA118, whole genome shotgun sequence genome window above contains:
- the LOC130378934 gene encoding uncharacterized protein LOC130378934 isoform X2, yielding MDEEREEGGPTSKTALSGEHGRRSKAKSPEQQQRADSPGPSCVSMKSGWSMDHPGLFKDGNQSIEKRGVQQERADSSGPSCVSMKSDRSMRPPANFKDGIQSIEKRVQQQRADSPGPSCVSMKSDSSMEQPVNFKDGNQSIEKRVQQERADSPGPSCVSMKSDSSMEQPVNFKDVNQSIEKSPEQQQKADPPGPSCVSMKSDRSMDVPYQFKDGRPSREERHQQRSEVTSAQTELIKRAEENAHAFLDKELKKLWRVVFSDYPQCSEGQRVEEEEVDGKKEEQRRRAIEGVVDITKLCLMEMNQEELADKLLSGSDAVDCQHKIKSNLKKKFRCVFEGIAKAGQRTYLNDFYTEIFITERGSGEVNKEHEVRLIETASRKPAKEETPIRCEDIFKPLPGRDQPIRTMMTTGVAGIGKTVLTHKFTLDWAEGKTNQDIHFTFLLTFRDLNLLKGKEFSLVELLHHLFIDTKEAGICRFEHFQVVLHLGWSG
- the LOC130378934 gene encoding uncharacterized protein LOC130378934 isoform X5; translation: MDEEREEGGPTSKTALSGEHGRRSKAKSPEQQQRADSPGPSCVSMKSGWSMDHPGLFKDGNQSIEKRGVQQERADSSGPSCVSMKSDRSMRPPANFKDGIQSIEKRVQQQRADSPGPSCVSMKSDSSMEQPVNFKDGNQSIEKSPEQQQKADPPGPSCVSMKSDRSMDVPYQFKDGRPSREERHQQRSEVTSAQTELIKRAEENAHAFLDKELKKLWRVVFSDYPQCSEGQRVEEEEVDGKKEEQRRRAIEGVVDITKLCLMEMNQEELADKLLSGSDAVDCQHKIKSNLKKKFRCVFEGIAKAGQRTYLNDFYTEIFITERGSGEVNKEHEVRLIETASRKPAKEETPIRCEDIFKPLPGRDQPIRTMMTTGVAGIGKTVLTHKFTLDWAEGKTNQDIHFTFLLTFRDLNLLKGKEFSLVELLHHLFIDTKEAGICRFEHFQVVLHLGWSG
- the LOC130378934 gene encoding uncharacterized protein LOC130378934 isoform X4 — protein: MDEEREEGGPTSKTALSGEHGRRSKAKSPEQQQRADSPGPSCVSMKSGWSMDHPGLFKDGNQSIEKRGVQQERADSSGPSCVSMKSDRSMRPPANFKDGIQSIEKRVQQERADSPGPSCVSMKSDSSMEQPVNFKDVNQSIEKSPEQQQKADPPGPSCVSMKSDRSMDVPYQFKDGRPSREERHQQRSEVTSAQTELIKRAEENAHAFLDKELKKLWRVVFSDYPQCSEGQRVEEEEVDGKKEEQRRRAIEGVVDITKLCLMEMNQEELADKLLSGSDAVDCQHKIKSNLKKKFRCVFEGIAKAGQRTYLNDFYTEIFITERGSGEVNKEHEVRLIETASRKPAKEETPIRCEDIFKPLPGRDQPIRTMMTTGVAGIGKTVLTHKFTLDWAEGKTNQDIHFTFLLTFRDLNLLKGKEFSLVELLHHLFIDTKEAGICRFEHFQVVLHLGWSG
- the LOC130378934 gene encoding uncharacterized protein LOC130378934 isoform X1; its protein translation is MDEEREEGGPTSKTALSGEHGRRSKAKSPEQQQRADSPGPSCVSMKSGWSMDHPGLFKDGNQSIEKRGVQQERADSSGPSCVSMKSDRSMRPPANFKDGIQSIEKRVQQQRADSPGPSCVSMKSDSSMEQPVNFKDGNQSIEKRRVQQERADSPGPSCVSMKSDSSMEQPVNFKDVNQSIEKSPEQQQKADPPGPSCVSMKSDRSMDVPYQFKDGRPSREERHQQRSEVTSAQTELIKRAEENAHAFLDKELKKLWRVVFSDYPQCSEGQRVEEEEVDGKKEEQRRRAIEGVVDITKLCLMEMNQEELADKLLSGSDAVDCQHKIKSNLKKKFRCVFEGIAKAGQRTYLNDFYTEIFITERGSGEVNKEHEVRLIETASRKPAKEETPIRCEDIFKPLPGRDQPIRTMMTTGVAGIGKTVLTHKFTLDWAEGKTNQDIHFTFLLTFRDLNLLKGKEFSLVELLHHLFIDTKEAGICRFEHFQVVLHLGWSG
- the LOC130378934 gene encoding uncharacterized protein LOC130378934 isoform X3: MDEEREEGGPTSKTALSGEHGRRSKAKSPEQQQRADSPGPSCVSMKSGWSMDHPGLFKDGNQSIEKRVQQQRADSPGPSCVSMKSDSSMEQPVNFKDGNQSIEKRRVQQERADSPGPSCVSMKSDSSMEQPVNFKDVNQSIEKSPEQQQKADPPGPSCVSMKSDRSMDVPYQFKDGRPSREERHQQRSEVTSAQTELIKRAEENAHAFLDKELKKLWRVVFSDYPQCSEGQRVEEEEVDGKKEEQRRRAIEGVVDITKLCLMEMNQEELADKLLSGSDAVDCQHKIKSNLKKKFRCVFEGIAKAGQRTYLNDFYTEIFITERGSGEVNKEHEVRLIETASRKPAKEETPIRCEDIFKPLPGRDQPIRTMMTTGVAGIGKTVLTHKFTLDWAEGKTNQDIHFTFLLTFRDLNLLKGKEFSLVELLHHLFIDTKEAGICRFEHFQVVLHLGWSG
- the LOC130378934 gene encoding uncharacterized protein LOC130378934 isoform X6, which codes for MDEEREEGGPTSKTALSGEHGRRSKAKRVQQQRADSPGPSCVSMKSDSSMEQPVNFKDGNQSIEKRRVQQERADSPGPSCVSMKSDSSMEQPVNFKDVNQSIEKSPEQQQKADPPGPSCVSMKSDRSMDVPYQFKDGRPSREERHQQRSEVTSAQTELIKRAEENAHAFLDKELKKLWRVVFSDYPQCSEGQRVEEEEVDGKKEEQRRRAIEGVVDITKLCLMEMNQEELADKLLSGSDAVDCQHKIKSNLKKKFRCVFEGIAKAGQRTYLNDFYTEIFITERGSGEVNKEHEVRLIETASRKPAKEETPIRCEDIFKPLPGRDQPIRTMMTTGVAGIGKTVLTHKFTLDWAEGKTNQDIHFTFLLTFRDLNLLKGKEFSLVELLHHLFIDTKEAGICRFEHFQVVLHLGWSG